Proteins encoded in a region of the Photobacterium profundum SS9 genome:
- a CDS encoding IS66 family transposase yields MKINLPDIPESEQTPLVKGLIGIIEQLSDTVERQQEEITLLKDEINVLKGQKKRPKFKPSKLDTNTDEKSDQGSSDNKRSGSTKRSKNQTLTIHQDNIVQPEQPLPIGARFKGYRDFVVQELEIQSCNVRYRLACYLLPDGSTVTATLPNGLAGQHFGTRLRSYILYQYHQCQVTQPLLLEQLREWGIDISSGQLNRLLTENHDDLHEEKAELLAAGLQSTGYITTDDTGARHQGKNGFVTHIGNEWFAWFQSSDRKNRINFLSLLRAGNKGYQVNTCALNYMATNKLPAPQLALLANTPVTNFGCEEEWSAHLVQLGIVVKRHIQIATEGALLGCASENEALGKLAVISDGAGQFKVLQHGLCWVHAERLVHKLIPLNEGHREDIAQVRDEIWSFYKELKEYKKQPCDTKKSALSKEFDRLFTQKTRYELLNQQLKRLNKLKSSLLLVLERPEIPIHTNGSENDLREQVKRRKVSGGTRSDLGRQCRDTFSSLKKTCRKLGVSFWKYLNDRISQSNVIPSLGSLVLQKAHPASAY; encoded by the coding sequence ATGAAAATTAATCTCCCAGACATTCCAGAGTCAGAGCAAACCCCTTTGGTAAAAGGCTTAATTGGGATCATTGAGCAGCTTTCCGATACGGTTGAGCGCCAACAAGAAGAAATCACCCTCCTTAAAGACGAGATCAACGTACTAAAAGGGCAGAAAAAACGGCCCAAGTTCAAGCCGAGTAAACTCGACACAAATACCGATGAAAAGTCAGACCAAGGCTCGAGTGATAACAAACGGTCCGGCTCTACCAAGCGTAGCAAAAATCAAACGCTGACCATTCATCAGGATAACATTGTCCAGCCAGAACAACCTTTACCTATCGGGGCACGATTCAAGGGCTACCGAGATTTTGTCGTCCAAGAGCTAGAGATACAGTCGTGCAATGTACGTTATCGCTTAGCTTGCTATCTATTACCTGATGGTTCGACGGTTACCGCTACCTTGCCTAATGGACTAGCAGGCCAACACTTTGGCACTCGACTAAGAAGCTACATCCTCTATCAGTATCATCAATGTCAGGTCACTCAGCCTCTGTTGTTGGAACAACTTAGAGAATGGGGTATCGATATTTCCAGTGGCCAATTAAATCGCTTATTGACCGAAAATCATGATGATTTGCATGAAGAAAAAGCCGAACTTCTGGCTGCAGGCCTGCAAAGCACTGGCTATATCACAACAGATGACACCGGAGCTAGGCATCAGGGCAAGAACGGTTTTGTCACCCACATAGGCAATGAGTGGTTTGCTTGGTTTCAAAGTTCAGACCGAAAAAATCGGATCAACTTCCTGTCACTCCTTCGGGCTGGAAACAAGGGTTATCAGGTGAACACCTGCGCACTAAACTATATGGCGACAAATAAACTCCCTGCTCCCCAGTTAGCATTGTTAGCAAACACACCAGTGACCAACTTTGGATGTGAGGAGGAATGGTCTGCTCATCTAGTTCAGCTGGGTATTGTCGTAAAAAGGCATATTCAAATAGCGACTGAAGGTGCCCTATTGGGTTGCGCGTCAGAGAATGAAGCTTTGGGTAAACTCGCTGTGATCAGTGATGGTGCTGGACAGTTTAAGGTTCTACAACATGGTTTGTGCTGGGTACATGCGGAGCGGTTGGTCCACAAGCTTATTCCGTTGAATGAGGGACATCGAGAAGACATCGCACAAGTACGTGATGAGATTTGGTCGTTCTACAAGGAGCTGAAAGAATACAAAAAACAGCCTTGCGACACGAAGAAATCAGCCCTGTCGAAGGAGTTCGATCGGCTATTTACTCAGAAAACCCGCTATGAGCTCCTTAATCAGCAACTAAAGCGGTTAAACAAATTAAAATCAAGCTTATTGCTGGTATTGGAACGACCAGAAATTCCAATCCATACAAATGGAAGCGAAAATGATCTAAGGGAGCAGGTCAAGCGGCGCAAAGTCAGTGGAGGTACTCGTAGTGATCTTGGCCGACAATGCCGAGATACCTTTTCCAGCCTGAAAAAAACGTGCCGAAAATTAGGGGTTTCCTTCTGGAAATATCTCAACGACCGAATTTCTCAAAGTAATGTAATCCCATCTTTAGGCTCTCTGGTGCTCCAGAAAGCCCACCCTGCCTCGGCTTATTGA
- a CDS encoding IS630 family transposase (programmed frameshift): protein MDSLNNIDFKSLASKQTSIQMKMRFLALAHFQDGHSRTQIAKYLKVSRTSVNKWIQVFLEEGLDGLKEKPRTGRPSFLSHQERQLLAKYIEENAAKPDGGRLTGHDIHNYITQTFGKAYHPDYIYILLKKMGFSWITSRSKHPKQCDKIQDDFKKIFKMKTILKIPGHIGLESVDVWFQDEARFGQQNTTTRVWAKTGTRPRVIKQQQFEYAYLFGSVCPSRGIGEAIVVPWSNKDAMKLHLQQVSSATEKGRHAVVIMDGAGWHTEDTAHSFHNISIIKLPPYSPELNSIEQVWSWMRQHHLANQAFKDYDEILDKVCSAWNSFLSDTKRVTRMCARSWISLTS, encoded by the exons ATGGATAGCCTTAATAATATCGACTTTAAATCCCTTGCTAGCAAACAAACATCTATCCAGATGAAAATGCGCTTTTTAGCACTGGCTCACTTCCAAGATGGCCATTCACGCACTCAAATTGCTAAGTACCTAAAGGTAAGCCGTACCAGTGTAAACAAATGGATTCAGGTTTTTCTTGAAGAGGGACTCGACGGACTAAAGGAAAAACCTCGTACCGGACGCCCTTCTTTTCTCTCTCATCAAGAAAGGCAACTGCTCGCCAAGTACATTGAAGAAAACGCGGCTAAACCTGATGGTGGCAGACTCACAGGTCATGATATTCATAACTACATCACGCAGACATTTGGCAAAGCATACCACCCAGACTACATTTATATATTGCTCAAAAAAATGGGTTTTTCATGGATAACCTCCCGCTCAAAGCACCCTAAGCAGTGCGATAAAATCCAAGACGATTTTAAAAAAAT ATTTAAAATGAAAACTATCCTCAAGATCCCAGGTCACATAGGGCTTGAGAGTGTTGATGTTTGGTTTCAAGATGAAGCACGATTCGGCCAACAGAACACCACAACAAGGGTTTGGGCAAAGACAGGAACGCGTCCGCGCGTCATCAAACAGCAGCAGTTTGAATATGCGTATCTCTTTGGTTCTGTTTGTCCTAGCCGAGGCATTGGAGAAGCCATCGTTGTTCCTTGGAGCAATAAAGATGCGATGAAACTGCATCTTCAGCAAGTATCAAGTGCGACAGAAAAAGGCAGGCATGCCGTTGTGATAATGGATGGTGCAGGATGGCATACCGAAGATACGGCACATAGTTTTCATAATATCAGTATCATAAAGCTTCCTCCCTATTCACCAGAGCTCAATTCAATAGAACAAGTTTGGAGCTGGATGAGGCAACACCATTTAGCGAACCAAGCTTTTAAAGATTATGATGAGATTCTTGATAAGGTGTGCAGTGCTTGGAATAGCTTTCTCAGTGACACGAAAAGAGTAACGAGGATGTGCGCAAGAAGCTGGATTAGCCTGACCAGTTAA